One Sus scrofa isolate TJ Tabasco breed Duroc chromosome 1, Sscrofa11.1, whole genome shotgun sequence DNA segment encodes these proteins:
- the C1H9orf66 gene encoding uncharacterized protein C9orf66 homolog, protein MAHRRLPGPGAPQSRCSACRAGREPHLSVAFGNFRISTFCVEITPGGGPNLKAEAAGPVTLRLAWHAGRGARGGCGPTAELPSGCPDRRRALPGALTSSRKERGRMTRRPLSEAGNSICPKLRGCQGLRARAGNTRLPPAPRSWRGREINPGILCARPY, encoded by the exons ATGGCGCACCGGCGGCTG CCGGGGCCTGGCGCGCCGCAGAGTCGCTGCAGCGCATGCCGAGCGGGACGCGAGCCTCATCTGTCAGTCGCGTTTGGAAACTTCCGCATTTCCACCTTCTGCGTTGAAATCACCCCCGGGGGAGGGCCCAACCTCAAAGCTGAGGCGGCTGGCCCTGTCACCCTGCGCCTGGCCTGGCACGCAGGGAGAGGCGCGCGAGGAGGGTGTGGACCCACCGCGGAACTGCCCTCCGGATGCCCAGACCGCCGGCGCGCTCTTCCCGGGGCCCTGACCTCAAGCAGAAAGGAGCGCGGGCGGATGACCCGGCgaccactgagcgaagccggaAACTCCATCTGCCCGAAGCTGCGAGGCTGCCAGGGCCTACGGGCAAGAGCTGGGAACACGCGCCTTCCGCCCGCCCCGCGTAGTTGGCGAGGTCGGGAAATCAACCCTGGAATTCTTTGCGCTAGGCCTTATTAA